The genomic region GTGATCTATGCGCTAAGACTAGCCAAGACTTACTAATTCGCGCGCATATATGAGCATGTCTTACATAGCTCACAAGCCATCATAGAGCCGTAGTTCTACCTGCAGCCTTGGTCCTGACTACATGTATAAAGCGAAGGGTCCAACGTCACGATCCTCATAGGTCCACCATACTTTTCAACACTATGCGTGTCCTGTTCACCACCCTCTCAGCATTGGCTCTCTTCTTCGCCGCTAGTGTTGAAGCATGTGCTAACTACGAAGATTGCAAATGCCATGTGCCAGGCACTGACCTGCAGAACAATGAAGCCACACAAAAGGCTTGCGATCAGTACGCCAGAGACCACAACGCTCAGGCCAAGTTCTCTGCGGACCCTCATCATCAGGTGTGTCACATCCGTGCAACGACGAGCTCCAAGCTGATGACATACAGTGTACCACGAGTGGACTTAGCAATGGAGTGATCGATAACTGCGACTTTGACACTGCTTGCAAAGCTCAGGGAGATTTTGAGCAGTAAGACCGTTCCAGTCCCCAGTCCCCAGTCTTACGTTACTCGCCAAGGTACTAGATCACGGCTGACATGACTTGAATTTACAGGTACTGCTGGCACAAAGTCGGACCTTTCGATTAGATCAactgccctcgatcctctATCTCAGCCAAAGGCACTCAAGAATGTGTACATCCCACTCTCAAAATTTCTAAACATTGACCTCCGCATCCACATCCAAGTACGCCGCCTTGCCCGTAACAGTGCTGCACACAACCGAGTACACCGTTCCATTGTTCGAAGGCACACAAGCAAAGTTCGCCGTCGACTCAAACTTCAGCTCAAACGTTCCGTTCCTGCTGCCCTTGAAGAGCACATCCGCCGTGGCATTGTGCTTGCCATTGATGCCGATACCATTGCCAATCTCCATCGTGTCCGGTGTGATCTTGTAGCCACCGCCGAGGCCGAACGCTTCGGAGCCGGCGGTCAAGCCACCTGTGAGGCATTAATTTAGTATCATGGATGCGCTTTGTGTTTTCTGGGCTGTCCATACCTCCATAGCCGACCTTGTTGTCCCAGTTCACACCGCAGCCGATGCCGATGCCGCCGAAGGGCTGTAGTGTTCCTGCGGCTGCTACGCTTCCTGAGCCGCCAGTCGAGTTGCGGGCCTTCTCAAGCGAAACGATCGTGACGTTGTTTCCTTGCGTGCGGCGAGCCTCGAGGCTGTAGGCAGAAGATGCTCCGGCCAGCGCGAGGAGCGAGAATACGAGGGACTCTGGGGCGAACATCGTGGTCGATAGATTATTGGTGGAGAAGGTCGTGGTATGTGGTGTTGTTTGGCGTGGACGTTATATTAAATGAGTGACTGCGCCTTGAAAGTAGGAGATAACTCTGGTGTTGGTGATTAGAAGACCAAGCAAATGTACCGCGAGGTCGAGACTGACTTTTACATATTATACGACAACCATGTACCATGTGGTTAGCTTGGGCTAGGACTCATCCGCTGGTGGCCGGCCGAAATTATAAGACCGCGTTGTTTCACAGTCATCCTGGTCAACAAAGGCTTGGAAGATGAGGTAGCACTACAACAGTAGCGCATAGAGGTTAAATATCTTCGAGCTGACCACAGCTGAACAGAACCGGGTTCAATGAGCAGAGCCAAGCTACTGTACCCAGAGGACTTATACCACTATCCGCTCTTATGTGCGAGGCAGTGGTGTTGGAATTGTTATAGCGCATCATGAAGTTGAGCTGACTCCGTCGAGAAGCACCGCTCGCTGTATTGAGTGGCCATTGCTGATCATACAAAGGCCAGAGAGGTTGAGTCCTCCTGCATCTTCGGCATCTGACGATCTATTCCGCTTCTGTTCATTCTTTGAACAGAAGGTTCCGTATTGCTCTTCGTGGCGTTACGAGCGAGAGAGCTTGTCCATTGCCTTGGCCATCTCTTTTGCATCATCATGGTTCGCAGCCCAGTACTCTGACCCCTCCATACGTTGCAGCCTGTTTCGTTGGCCGTTGTTATGGCACAAGCCAGAATTGCACACCAGGGCTGAATGTGCGATCGGGTCATGGTCGTGTAGCTCGATAGTGTCTTGTTGTGACTCGAAGAAATGGCTGCGCGCGCCACAGAGCTTCTCGAAGTACTCAAAGCTGCATATGACGAGCTTATGGCATTTCAGCTGAGTGTCGCCAATGCGAATGGTGATGTCGGAGTAGTCGGCATTGTCGAATAGCCGAGCGGTAGCCAACGTTCCCGGGAACGGCGAGATCCTCGACTGGTGATGGGTATTGACAGCGGATTGAGTGGTAAGCTGGTGCCGCGAAGAGAGGCTCTTAGAAGTGACGGCACGAAAGCGAGGAAGCAGAGGAAGCTTGGACCACTCGTTCGCAGCGTTTGCAGTCTCCCTGTGATGACACACTGCAGTTGGAGGCACGCTGATTTCAAGTCCTCGTTTGTCTTGCAAATGTACAGGTGGAGTAGAGACTTATCGCTCAGTGACATGAAAGCTCAAGTACGCCGTGTTCAACTCTTTCCCTCGCACCATCATCACTCCTCTTGCGCCAAGCATGCATCCTGGGTATCGTTGAAGTCGTCAAATCAGTATCGCGGCCGCCTGTCCACCAGCTGCATCCCGCCGCCAGCTGGTCGTTCCTCACACCAAGCAAGAGCCGGCATGTCTTCCTTCTTCTTGCCATTGAAGCGACTCAGCAGCCATTCAGTCACAGACACCACTCTCGTCATCCTGTCATAGTCTCCGCCTTCCTCGGTATGCTCGATAGTATGCTTGGCCAGTCTGCCCTTCTCGTCAAACTCAAAGATGAAGATGCCACAAAACTCTTCGGCATCCCTCTTCCGCTCTTCGGGTTCTGCAGATTTGCCTGATATGAAGCCTTTGATCTTATCGACGGGATCTCTTGCTGCTGCCAGACCCATGCCACGATATATGCCTCCTGTCCCATCACGATGTGTTGTCTTGCCACACGTCTTCCACTTCACGATGAGCTTCTCCTCTCTGTTGGCCAAGGGTACTGCGCTTCCTCCATTGCGCACCATGCGCTCTGATAGTATGACAAGCTGCACATTCCCTATCAGCGGCATCCTGCCCCACGCTACCGGCGCGGTCCATAGCGCTGCGATGTAGGCTATGCGGCCAGAGACTGTCGGTAGGTGCGGGTGTGTCGACGGGAACAGGTGTAGTGTGATGCTCGGCGAGAGGATGTCGGAAGGCAAGGGCTCCTTCAGTAAGGTTGGCAATCGTTCGTGCAGTGTTCGTACTGTCTTGCCCAGCTGGATCGTCCTCTCATCGGGTGGCTTGTGGTCGCCTTGCTGGCTTGGTGGCAGGCTACTTCGCGGGGCTGAGCTGTTGAAGCAGATGTCTCTGTTGCAGTTGTTCCAACATGACTGCGGATCGTTGCACGAAGGCGGAGCTTGAGCCGCCGCAGCGACAACGTTCGATTTGATGACATGTCTCGAGGAGCGGGCTGATGACCGAAGCGAGCGCATCAGCCTGATGGATGTCATCTGATGTCCAGTGCTCGATGTGCTTCCATTGAGTTGATGAAGTGACAGCAGACTAGTATGCCTATGCCTATGTCTATGAAAGTTCCATGTGGTCATGTCAGCAACGACGAGATCGACCTTCCTCACTGCGAGCTAGCCGAGCACATTCACCCTTCGCCCTGCGCCAGACGGCAGGTACGTGTAATGAAACAAAGCACCGTCATCGCAACCACAATGGACGCTGATGAATGTGAACTTCTCGCAGGCCTTCGTGCTCTCCCTCTCAGTCCACCATAACCTCGAGACTATACCCCAAGATGGAACACAGCATGCCCGCAGGTATTGACCTGCTACAGGGAACCGGTGCAGCCGCTGGCCAAGACGGCATCTCCACTGGAAGACCTGATGTACAGCCTGAGCATCTGGCAGGCTCAGCTCAGCAACCTCGTACAGGTGGAAAGCGAATCGTCTTCACTGGCGGCTCAGGCAAGGCCGGAAGACATGTCATCCCATACCTGCAGAAGCAAGGTCACAAGGTATCATCTCCTCATCTCACCCATACAGAACCACAACTGACATCTCGTACGGGTTCTGAACCTGGACTTGGTAGACTTTCCTGACAAGGATGCTGGCGTATTCACTCTCAAGGCTGATCTGACGAATTCGGGCGAGGTCTTCAATGCCTTGACCACACATTACACTATGGCTGGCTACGAGCAAGGCCATCCCGAGCCGCCACCGGACGCAGTCATCCACTTCGGCGCCTTTGCGAGGAACATGCTCGTGCCCGACAACAAGTGCTTCGCAGACAATGTCACGTCAACCTACAACATCATCGAAGCGGCCTGCAAGCTCGGTGTCAAGAAGATCATCATCGCCTCCTCCGAGACCACCTATGGCGTATGCTTCGCCGAGGGAGACTACGACTATCACCAGTTTCCACTCGAGGAGGACTACGATGTCGACCCAATGGACTCGTATGCTCTCAGCAAGCTTTGCGGTGAACGGACTGCGAGGACTTTCGCGCGTAGATATGGAGCTGACATCTACGCTCTTCGCATTGGCAACGTCATTGAGCCCCACGAATACGGTGACTTCGAGATTTACGTCAATCAGCCCATGACCAGGAAACGCAATGCGTGGAGCTACATCGATGCTCGGGATCTCGGCCAAATCTGCCATTTGGGTGTCGAGAAGGACAAGCTAGGATTTCAAGTGTTCAACGCTACCAATGACACCATAACGACCAAGATCCCAACTGAACAATTCTTGAAAgaggcctgccctaatgtCAAGATTACGAGGAAAATGGGCGAATTCGAAGCCCCACTCAGTAACCGCAAGATTCGGGAAGTGCTCGGCTTCGTGGACGGCCACAACTGGAGGCAGTACTACCAACCTGACGTGAGTATCGCTCAGAAGCTTGGCATCTAGTAAAATATGACAGATGGGATCTATAGCAACGACCGGGTACAGAG from Fulvia fulva chromosome 2, complete sequence harbors:
- a CDS encoding Ecp28-3, producing MRVLFTTLSALALFFAASVEACANYEDCKCHVPGTDLQNNEATQKACDQYARDHNAQAKFSADPHHQCTTSGLSNGVIDNCDFDTACKAQGDFEQYCWHKVGPFD